One uncultured Tolumonas sp. genomic window carries:
- the cysQ gene encoding 3'(2'),5'-bisphosphate nucleotidase CysQ, with the protein MLNDELIAAVLQIVKDAGHAILSVYDEPVELTVKADESPLTQADKASHQLIEQQLQQLTPEWQVVSEESDDTMKAKRTTLPIYWLVDPLDGTKEFIKRNGEFTVNIALIVDGIAVFGAVGVPVQNKLYWGGKDYGCWLEDETGVHALSGTTKSDKTPLRVVGSRSHVNAETAEYLEKLGEHELVSVGSSLKFCLLAEGKADLYPRLGPTCEWDTAAAQAVLEGAGGKVETLAGQPLCYSKADILNPWFVASI; encoded by the coding sequence ATGTTGAATGATGAATTAATTGCTGCGGTACTACAGATCGTAAAAGACGCCGGACACGCTATTTTGTCTGTCTATGATGAACCGGTAGAGTTGACGGTTAAAGCAGATGAATCACCTTTAACACAAGCGGATAAAGCATCGCATCAATTGATTGAACAACAACTTCAGCAGTTGACACCTGAGTGGCAAGTGGTCTCTGAGGAATCGGATGACACTATGAAGGCAAAACGCACGACATTGCCAATTTATTGGCTGGTTGATCCACTCGATGGCACGAAAGAGTTCATCAAACGGAATGGTGAATTTACCGTCAATATTGCACTGATTGTTGATGGCATCGCGGTATTTGGCGCTGTGGGGGTACCAGTACAGAATAAATTGTATTGGGGCGGTAAAGATTATGGCTGCTGGCTGGAAGATGAAACCGGAGTTCATGCTTTATCAGGAACCACTAAATCAGACAAAACGCCATTGCGTGTCGTAGGCAGTCGTTCGCATGTGAATGCGGAAACAGCGGAATACCTCGAAAAACTGGGCGAACATGAGCTGGTGTCTGTGGGGAGCTCGCTGAAGTTTTGTTTACTGGCAGAAGGCAAAGCTGATCTGTATCCGCGCTTAGGTCCAACTTGTGAGTGGGACACTGCCGCTGCGCAGGCAGTATTGGAAGGTGCGGGTGGTAAAGTGGAAACACTGGCCGGGCAACCGTTGTGTTACAGCAAAGCAGATATTCTGAACCCTTGGTTTGTCGCTTCCATCTAA
- a CDS encoding YciI family protein — MWYVIIAEDIENSLPLRKEHRPAHLARLQAMQAEGRVLTAGPNPAIDADDPGEAGFSGSVMIVDFPSLTEAKAWADADPFVAAGVYGKVTVKPYKQTI; from the coding sequence ATGTGGTACGTCATCATCGCAGAAGATATTGAAAACAGCCTGCCATTACGTAAAGAACACCGCCCGGCCCATCTGGCTCGCTTACAAGCAATGCAAGCTGAAGGCCGCGTGCTGACTGCAGGCCCAAACCCAGCAATTGATGCGGATGATCCAGGCGAAGCTGGTTTCAGCGGCAGTGTGATGATTGTGGATTTTCCATCATTGACCGAAGCTAAAGCGTGGGCGGATGCTGATCCGTTCGTTGCAGCCGGCGTCTATGGCAAAGTAACGGTAAAACCGTATAAACAAACTATCTGA
- a CDS encoding septation protein A, which translates to MKQLLDFIPLIIFFAVYKLHDIYAATGALMAATLLQMVVVWFLYKKLERGQLITLALVLVFGAMTLFFHNENFIKWKVTVLYAAFGSALWASQFLFRQPLLKKMLGKELVLPDTVWNRINFSWGLFFWILGALNVYIAFYLPTEIWVDFKVFGVLGLMLVSTVLTGVYVYRYLPSNNQQEQDKE; encoded by the coding sequence ATGAAACAGCTGCTCGATTTCATCCCTCTCATCATCTTTTTTGCTGTCTATAAACTGCACGACATCTATGCCGCAACTGGCGCATTAATGGCCGCGACATTACTACAGATGGTTGTGGTTTGGTTTCTGTATAAAAAACTGGAACGCGGTCAGTTAATTACTTTGGCTTTAGTTTTGGTTTTTGGTGCTATGACCCTGTTTTTCCACAATGAAAACTTCATTAAATGGAAAGTCACCGTACTCTATGCCGCCTTCGGCTCTGCCTTGTGGGCCAGTCAGTTTCTGTTCCGGCAACCGCTGCTGAAAAAAATGTTAGGAAAAGAATTAGTACTGCCAGATACAGTCTGGAACCGGATTAATTTCTCTTGGGGTCTGTTTTTCTGGATCCTTGGCGCTTTAAACGTCTATATCGCTTTCTATTTGCCAACAGAGATCTGGGTCGATTTTAAGGTATTCGGTGTTTTAGGTCTGATGCTGGTCAGCACAGTGCTCACCGGTGTTTATGTTTACCGTTACCTGCCTTCTAATAACCAACAAGAACAGGATAAGGAATAG